One segment of Streptomyces sp. YIM 121038 DNA contains the following:
- a CDS encoding SpoIIE family protein phosphatase, protein MQRETAVRASVEPASRPGPSTVVRTSLPGNPLAPSAARRFVRAALADWVELAVPAAARIGDRLVDDAVLLVSELVTNAVVHAGTSVELLCRLDEVTPGEGPFDGLDALVVEVSDHHPARAVRSEPRSPQPGTPEYGRGLQLVATLAESWGITYRSGTKTVWARLPVDHERMLADLPDFEAYAGETVLQRGLRSAEILAPAPKRVAHDTEWINRGALTFLAEASDMLAGQFDENLVAALAGQLLVPRLADWCAVWLDDEADSAGRAAGARAPGTHLARVWHTSEQRIEELRRVLEKEPPSLADTAGPGAVPVSWPGDAFGGDSTGAAVAYRLVAGGRCLGALVIGRAGLPRFPDEATGLVEDFSRRVALAISAARRYQRQATISRVLQRGLLPSTVAEIPGVQSGVVYEPREQGGPGGDFYDVFPAGDGRWCFALGDVQGKGPEAAVVIGLARPWLRLLAREGYQVAEVLDRLNQLLLDDATEAADAAAAVVAVAGGQGVSPEGATARFLSLLYGELVPYDGGVRCTVACAGHPLPLLLGADGQVRPATGPQMLLGVVDDETYTSETFDLLPGDTLLCVTDGVTERRGGGRLFDDGDGLAQALADCAGLDAELVAERVRRLVHEFSTRPPDDDLALLVLQAR, encoded by the coding sequence ATGCAACGGGAGACCGCTGTCCGCGCCTCCGTCGAGCCCGCTTCACGCCCAGGGCCATCGACGGTAGTGCGCACGTCCCTGCCGGGAAACCCGCTTGCGCCCTCCGCCGCGCGCCGGTTCGTCCGCGCGGCGCTCGCCGACTGGGTGGAGCTCGCGGTGCCCGCCGCCGCCCGGATCGGCGACCGGCTCGTGGACGACGCGGTGCTGCTGGTCAGCGAGTTGGTGACGAACGCGGTGGTGCACGCGGGCACGTCCGTCGAGCTGCTGTGCCGCCTGGACGAGGTGACGCCCGGCGAAGGCCCCTTCGACGGCCTCGACGCCCTGGTCGTGGAGGTCTCCGACCACCACCCGGCGCGCGCCGTGCGCAGCGAGCCGCGCTCCCCCCAACCCGGCACGCCCGAGTACGGCCGCGGCCTGCAACTCGTCGCCACCCTCGCCGAGTCCTGGGGCATCACCTACCGCTCGGGCACCAAGACGGTCTGGGCGCGGCTGCCCGTGGACCACGAGCGGATGCTCGCCGACCTCCCCGACTTCGAGGCGTACGCCGGTGAGACGGTGCTCCAGCGCGGGCTCCGCTCCGCCGAGATCCTCGCCCCGGCGCCCAAGCGGGTCGCGCACGACACGGAGTGGATCAACCGGGGCGCGCTCACGTTCCTCGCCGAGGCCTCCGACATGCTGGCGGGCCAGTTCGACGAGAACCTGGTCGCGGCCCTCGCCGGACAGCTCCTCGTGCCCCGGCTCGCGGACTGGTGCGCGGTCTGGCTCGACGACGAGGCCGACAGCGCCGGGCGCGCGGCGGGCGCCCGCGCCCCCGGCACCCACCTCGCGCGCGTCTGGCACACCAGCGAACAGCGGATAGAAGAGCTGCGCCGCGTCCTGGAGAAGGAGCCGCCGAGCCTCGCCGACACGGCGGGCCCCGGCGCGGTGCCGGTGTCCTGGCCGGGCGACGCCTTCGGCGGCGACTCCACCGGCGCCGCCGTCGCCTACCGCCTGGTGGCGGGCGGCCGGTGCCTCGGCGCCCTGGTCATCGGCCGGGCCGGCCTGCCGCGCTTCCCCGACGAGGCCACCGGCCTCGTCGAGGACTTCAGCCGCCGCGTGGCCCTCGCCATCAGCGCCGCCCGCCGCTACCAGCGCCAGGCCACCATCAGCCGGGTCCTCCAGCGCGGACTGCTGCCGAGCACCGTCGCGGAGATCCCCGGCGTGCAGAGCGGCGTCGTGTACGAGCCGCGCGAGCAGGGCGGGCCCGGCGGCGACTTCTACGACGTGTTCCCCGCGGGCGACGGCCGCTGGTGCTTCGCCCTCGGCGACGTCCAGGGCAAGGGCCCCGAGGCCGCCGTCGTCATCGGCCTGGCGCGCCCCTGGCTGCGGCTGCTCGCCCGCGAGGGCTACCAGGTCGCCGAGGTCCTCGACCGCCTCAACCAGCTCCTCCTCGACGACGCCACCGAGGCCGCGGACGCGGCGGCCGCCGTCGTGGCCGTCGCGGGCGGCCAGGGCGTGTCCCCCGAGGGCGCCACCGCGCGCTTCCTGTCCCTCCTGTACGGCGAGCTCGTGCCGTACGACGGCGGGGTGCGCTGCACGGTGGCGTGCGCCGGGCACCCGCTGCCGCTGCTCCTGGGCGCCGACGGCCAGGTGCGGCCCGCCACCGGGCCGCAGATGCTCCTCGGGGTGGTCGACGACGAGACGTACACGAGCGAGACCTTCGACCTGCTCCCCGGTGACACGCTGCTGTGCGTCACGGACGGCGTCACCGAGCGCCGCGGCGGCGGGCGCCTCTTCGACGACGGCGACGGGCTCGCCCAGGCCCTCGCCGACTGCGCGGGGCTCGACGCGGAGCTCGTGGCCGAGCGGGTCCGCCGCCTCGTCCACGAGTTCTCGACGCGGCCGCCCGACGACGACCTGGCGCTCCTGGTGCTCCAGGCCCGCTGA
- a CDS encoding response regulator, with translation MSTEATTADHASILLVDDMEDNLVALEAVLGSLNEPLVRARSGEEAMKALLRQRFAVVLLDVRMPGMDGFETASNIKRLDQTKDVPIIFLTGTDNDAGYAFRGYATGAADYLTKPFDPWVLRAKVTVFLELHRKNQQLEHMLAREQEHFDELSLRLAAVERQLADRGFDDIADVRRQIARMEEILREMRRRRSA, from the coding sequence ATGAGCACTGAGGCCACCACAGCGGACCACGCGAGCATCCTCCTCGTCGACGACATGGAGGACAATCTCGTGGCCCTGGAGGCCGTCCTGGGGTCCCTGAACGAACCGCTGGTACGCGCCCGTTCAGGAGAGGAGGCGATGAAGGCCCTGCTGCGGCAGCGGTTCGCCGTGGTCCTCCTCGACGTACGGATGCCGGGCATGGACGGGTTCGAGACCGCGTCCAACATCAAGCGCCTCGACCAGACGAAGGACGTGCCGATCATCTTCCTGACGGGCACCGACAACGACGCGGGCTACGCCTTCCGCGGCTACGCGACGGGCGCGGCGGACTACCTCACCAAGCCCTTCGACCCGTGGGTGCTGCGCGCGAAGGTCACCGTGTTCCTGGAGCTGCACCGCAAGAACCAGCAGCTGGAGCACATGCTGGCGCGCGAGCAGGAGCACTTCGACGAGCTGTCGCTGCGCCTCGCGGCGGTCGAGCGGCAGCTGGCGGACCGGGGCTTCGACGACATCGCGGACGTCCGCCGCCAGATCGCGCGCATGGAGGAGATCCTGCGGGAGATGCGGCGCAGACGGAGCGCGTGA
- a CDS encoding AMP-dependent synthetase/ligase produces MSDTQTLIENRPPSVAHLLLERVAATPEAEAYRYPVPAASGEGPDDWKSLSWAQAAERVDAVAAGLIDLGLAPEDRVALASATRIEWILADLGIMCAGAATTTVYPQTNAEESAFILADSGSRVLIADNAEQLVKARAQRANLPDLKHVVVFDPAGVEPADDDPEGWVLTLAELEARGAAHLEKNPDAVRQRIEAIRADHLATIIYTSGTTGRPKGVRLPHDNWSYMAKAIAATGLLSAEDVQYLWLPLAHVFGKVLTSGQIELGHVTAVDGRVDKIIENLPVVQPTYMAAVPRIFEKVYNGVVAKARAGGNAKYKIFQWSAEIAREYAKTSQDNFRRTGVASVPFALGAKHKVADKLVYAKLREAFGGRLRAAVSGSVALAPEIGYFFAGAGIHVLEGYGLTESSAASFVNPGEAYRTGTVGKPLPGTEVRIADDGEILLRGPGIMEGYHKLPEKTAEVLESDGWFHTGDIGELSPDGYLRITDRKKDLFKTSGGKYVAPTEVEGQFKGVCPYVSNILVLGADRNFCSALIALDEAAIMGWAGENGLAGKSYAEVVAAPATVALVEGYVQQLNEGLQRWQTLKKFKLLPRDLDVEHGELTPSLKLKRPVVEREYKDLIEEMYAGAREA; encoded by the coding sequence GTGAGCGACACACAGACCTTGATCGAGAACCGACCGCCCTCGGTGGCGCACCTCCTGCTGGAGCGCGTCGCGGCGACGCCGGAGGCCGAGGCCTACCGCTACCCCGTCCCCGCGGCCTCCGGCGAGGGCCCGGACGACTGGAAGTCGCTGAGCTGGGCGCAGGCCGCCGAGCGCGTCGACGCCGTGGCGGCGGGCCTCATCGATCTGGGCCTCGCGCCCGAGGACCGGGTCGCCCTCGCCTCGGCCACCCGCATCGAGTGGATCCTCGCCGACCTGGGCATCATGTGCGCGGGTGCCGCCACGACGACGGTCTACCCGCAGACCAACGCCGAGGAGTCCGCGTTCATCCTCGCCGACTCCGGCAGCCGGGTCCTGATCGCCGACAACGCGGAGCAGCTGGTCAAGGCGCGGGCGCAGCGGGCGAACCTGCCCGACCTGAAGCACGTCGTCGTCTTCGACCCGGCGGGCGTCGAGCCCGCCGACGACGACCCCGAGGGGTGGGTGCTCACCCTCGCGGAGCTGGAGGCGCGCGGCGCCGCCCACCTGGAGAAGAACCCGGACGCGGTCAGGCAGCGCATCGAGGCCATCAGGGCCGACCACCTCGCGACGATCATCTACACCTCGGGCACCACGGGCCGCCCCAAGGGCGTGCGCCTGCCGCACGACAACTGGTCGTACATGGCGAAGGCCATCGCGGCGACCGGTCTGCTCTCGGCCGAGGACGTGCAGTACCTGTGGCTGCCGCTCGCGCACGTCTTCGGCAAGGTGCTCACCAGCGGGCAGATCGAGCTCGGGCACGTCACCGCCGTCGACGGCCGCGTGGACAAGATCATCGAGAATCTGCCGGTGGTCCAGCCGACCTACATGGCGGCCGTGCCGCGCATCTTCGAGAAGGTCTACAACGGCGTCGTGGCCAAGGCCCGGGCCGGCGGCAACGCCAAGTACAAGATCTTCCAGTGGTCGGCGGAGATCGCCCGCGAGTACGCGAAGACCAGCCAGGACAACTTCCGCAGGACCGGTGTGGCCTCGGTGCCCTTCGCCCTCGGCGCCAAGCACAAGGTCGCCGACAAGCTGGTGTACGCCAAGCTGCGCGAGGCCTTCGGCGGGCGGCTGCGGGCCGCGGTGTCCGGCTCGGTGGCGCTCGCCCCGGAGATCGGCTACTTCTTCGCGGGCGCCGGGATCCACGTCCTGGAGGGCTACGGGCTCACCGAGTCCTCCGCGGCCTCCTTCGTCAACCCCGGTGAGGCCTACCGCACCGGGACCGTCGGCAAGCCGCTGCCCGGCACCGAGGTGCGGATCGCGGACGACGGCGAGATCCTGCTGCGCGGCCCCGGCATCATGGAGGGCTACCACAAGCTGCCCGAGAAGACCGCCGAGGTCCTGGAGTCCGACGGCTGGTTCCACACCGGCGACATCGGGGAGCTGTCCCCCGACGGCTATCTGCGGATCACCGACCGCAAGAAGGACCTGTTCAAGACCTCCGGCGGCAAGTACGTCGCGCCCACGGAGGTCGAGGGCCAGTTCAAGGGCGTGTGTCCGTACGTCTCCAACATCCTGGTGCTCGGCGCCGACCGGAACTTCTGCTCCGCCCTCATCGCCCTGGACGAGGCCGCCATCATGGGCTGGGCCGGGGAGAACGGCCTCGCGGGCAAGAGCTACGCCGAGGTCGTCGCGGCCCCCGCCACCGTCGCCCTCGTCGAGGGGTACGTACAGCAGCTCAACGAGGGCCTCCAGCGCTGGCAGACCCTCAAGAAGTTCAAGCTGCTCCCGCGCGACCTCGACGTCGAGCACGGCGAGCTGACGCCGAGCCTGAAGCTCAAGCGCCCGGTCGTGGAGCGGGAGTACAAGGACCTGATCGAGGAGATGTACGCGGGCGCACGCGAGGCCTGA
- a CDS encoding HAMP domain-containing protein — protein sequence MRAARDGNFTKAPLSGSGLTAELITVFNELVDRSTHFDGELIRVRREMVRHGRLDERFTASPGQGSWATRIIEANSLLESLVAPATNATRVLNAVAGGDLTQRVDLHDGSRELRGDLRRLGRAVNTMVDQLSLFTGEVTRVAREVGTEGRLGGRAKVRGLSGSWRDVTEAVNTMASRLTAQVRDIALVTTAVAQGDLTRTVTVEATGELLELKLTVNTMVEQLSAFAAEVTRVAREVGTEGRLGGRAQARGVSGVWKDLTDNVNFMASNLTSQVRNIAQVTTAVANGDLSQKITVDARGEILELKDTVNTMVDQLSAFADEVTRVAREVGTEGNLGGRAHVRGVSGVWKDLTDNVNFMADNLTSQVRNIALVSTAVAQGDLSKKITVEAKGEILELKSTINTMVDQLSAFADEVTRVAREVGTEGNLGGQAQVRGVSGVWEELTDNVNFMASNLTSQVRNIAQVTTAVANGDLSKMITVTARGEILELKDTVNTMVEQLRAFAAEVTRVAREVGTDGRLGGRAQVLGVSGVWKDLTDNVNYMADNLTGQVRNIAQVATAVAQGDLSKKIDVDARGEILELKTTINTMVDTLSSFSSEVTRVAREVGSEGQLGGQARVEGVYGTWKRLTTNVNELALNLTTQVRAIAEVASAVAQGDMSRSITVEPRGEVAELKDNINLMVSNLRETTRAKDWLESNLARLAGLMQGHRDLMEVADLILRELTPLVNAQYGAFFLANPDADGTAPLQASPAKGLAFIAGYGSAQDTGTEEQGFLVDTTGMPAHGLVRQAALEKKRILLDEVPPDYIKIHSGLGDASPASVVIIPILFEDKLLGVIELATFSRFSDVHLAFFDQFVNTIGVAINTIIANSRTESLLSESQRLATQLQERSDELQRQQAELRRSNAELEEKAALLATSSQYKSEFLANMSHELRTPLNSLLILARLLSDNPDGHLSDQEVQFATTIHRSGSDLLQLINDILDLSKIEAGRMDVRPKKLPLIKVLDYVHATFRPLTLDRGLAFDVTVGHDVPREMFSDEQRLQQILRNLLSNAVKFTANGRVELSVQHVKQSPDPLLSDRGDLISFTVKDTGIGIPPEQLPVIFEAFQQVDGTTNRKYGGTGLGLSISREIAGLLGGRITAESRPGEGSTFTLYVPVVHPGHGAAAVAYASSRTVPAPEPREQMVLSAHTVPEADDNWPAPTKLEAWKEGIAGRVLPGRRVLIVDDDIRNVFALTHVLSRVGLVVLYAENGREGIETLERNPDTDLILMDIMMPEMDGYETIAAIRRSPRWTGLPIVALTAKAMPGDREKAISQGATDYVPKPVDVDQLLTVVCALLDPEGEPAEPKAPASPETVRSPETAEPPPASERREAVEAAPAETADTEPRGTQGKTAIPPTTE from the coding sequence ATGCGGGCCGCCCGCGACGGGAACTTCACCAAGGCGCCGCTGAGCGGCTCGGGCCTGACGGCCGAGCTGATCACCGTCTTCAACGAACTCGTGGACCGCTCCACGCACTTCGACGGCGAGCTCATCCGGGTGCGCAGGGAGATGGTGCGCCACGGGCGGCTCGACGAGCGGTTCACGGCCAGCCCGGGCCAGGGCAGCTGGGCCACCCGGATCATCGAGGCGAACTCCCTCCTGGAGTCCCTGGTCGCGCCCGCCACGAACGCCACCCGGGTCCTGAACGCGGTCGCGGGCGGCGACCTCACCCAGCGCGTCGACCTGCACGACGGCTCGCGCGAGCTGCGCGGCGACCTGCGCAGGCTCGGGCGCGCCGTCAACACGATGGTCGACCAGCTGTCCCTCTTCACGGGGGAAGTCACGCGCGTGGCCCGGGAGGTGGGCACCGAGGGCAGGCTCGGCGGGCGCGCCAAGGTCCGGGGCCTGTCGGGCAGCTGGCGCGATGTGACGGAGGCCGTGAACACGATGGCCTCGCGTCTGACCGCGCAGGTCCGCGACATCGCGCTTGTCACCACGGCCGTGGCGCAGGGCGACCTCACCCGCACGGTCACGGTCGAGGCCACCGGTGAACTCCTCGAACTGAAGCTCACCGTGAACACCATGGTGGAGCAGCTGTCGGCGTTCGCCGCCGAGGTCACGCGCGTGGCCCGGGAGGTCGGCACCGAGGGTCGGCTCGGCGGCCGCGCGCAGGCGCGCGGCGTCTCCGGCGTCTGGAAGGACCTCACCGACAACGTCAACTTCATGGCGTCGAACCTCACCTCACAGGTCCGCAACATCGCCCAGGTCACCACCGCCGTCGCCAACGGCGACCTGAGCCAGAAGATCACCGTGGACGCGCGCGGCGAGATCCTGGAGCTCAAGGACACCGTCAACACGATGGTCGACCAGCTCTCCGCCTTCGCCGACGAGGTCACCCGGGTCGCCCGCGAGGTCGGCACCGAGGGCAACCTCGGCGGCCGCGCCCACGTACGCGGCGTGTCGGGCGTCTGGAAGGACCTCACCGACAACGTCAACTTCATGGCGGACAACCTCACCTCGCAGGTCCGCAACATCGCCCTGGTGTCGACCGCCGTCGCCCAGGGCGATCTGTCGAAGAAGATCACCGTCGAGGCCAAGGGCGAGATCCTGGAGCTGAAGTCGACGATCAACACGATGGTCGACCAGCTCTCCGCCTTCGCCGACGAGGTCACCCGCGTGGCCCGCGAGGTCGGCACCGAGGGCAACCTCGGCGGTCAGGCGCAGGTGCGCGGCGTCAGCGGCGTCTGGGAGGAACTGACCGACAACGTCAACTTCATGGCGTCGAACCTCACCTCACAGGTCCGCAACATCGCCCAGGTCACCACGGCCGTCGCCAACGGCGACCTGTCCAAGATGATCACGGTGACGGCACGCGGCGAGATCCTGGAGCTGAAGGACACCGTCAACACGATGGTGGAGCAGCTGCGCGCCTTCGCCGCCGAGGTGACACGCGTCGCCCGCGAGGTCGGCACCGACGGCCGCCTCGGCGGCCGCGCCCAGGTCCTCGGCGTCTCCGGCGTCTGGAAGGACCTCACCGACAACGTCAACTACATGGCGGACAACCTGACGGGCCAGGTGCGCAACATCGCCCAGGTCGCGACCGCCGTCGCCCAGGGCGACCTGTCGAAGAAGATCGACGTGGACGCGCGCGGCGAGATCCTGGAGCTGAAGACCACCATCAACACGATGGTGGACACCCTGTCGTCCTTCTCGTCCGAGGTGACACGCGTCGCCCGCGAGGTCGGCTCCGAGGGCCAGCTCGGCGGCCAGGCCCGCGTCGAGGGCGTGTACGGCACCTGGAAGCGCCTGACCACGAACGTGAACGAGCTGGCGCTCAACCTGACCACGCAGGTCCGCGCCATCGCCGAGGTCGCGTCCGCCGTGGCGCAGGGCGACATGTCCCGCTCCATCACCGTCGAGCCCAGGGGCGAGGTCGCCGAGCTGAAGGACAACATCAATCTGATGGTGTCCAACCTCCGCGAGACCACCCGCGCCAAGGACTGGCTGGAGTCCAACCTCGCCCGCCTCGCGGGCCTGATGCAGGGCCACCGCGACCTGATGGAGGTCGCCGACCTGATCCTGCGCGAGCTGACCCCGCTGGTGAACGCCCAGTACGGCGCGTTCTTCCTGGCCAACCCGGACGCCGACGGCACCGCCCCGCTCCAGGCCTCGCCCGCGAAGGGCCTCGCCTTCATCGCCGGGTACGGCTCGGCCCAGGACACCGGCACGGAAGAGCAGGGCTTCCTCGTCGACACCACGGGCATGCCCGCGCACGGCCTGGTGCGCCAGGCGGCCCTGGAGAAGAAGCGCATCCTCCTCGACGAGGTGCCGCCCGACTACATCAAGATCCATTCGGGTCTCGGTGACGCCTCGCCCGCGAGTGTCGTGATCATCCCGATCCTCTTCGAGGACAAGCTGCTCGGTGTGATCGAGCTGGCCACGTTCTCCCGCTTCTCCGACGTCCACCTGGCGTTCTTCGACCAGTTCGTGAACACCATCGGCGTCGCGATCAACACGATCATCGCCAACTCCCGTACGGAGTCCCTGCTCAGCGAGTCCCAGCGGCTCGCGACCCAGCTCCAGGAGCGCTCCGACGAGCTCCAGCGCCAGCAGGCGGAGCTGCGCCGTTCGAACGCCGAGCTGGAGGAGAAGGCGGCGCTGCTCGCCACCTCGTCGCAGTACAAGTCGGAGTTCCTCGCGAACATGTCGCACGAGCTGCGCACCCCGCTGAACTCGCTGCTCATCCTCGCCCGGCTGCTCTCCGACAACCCCGACGGCCATCTGTCCGACCAGGAGGTGCAGTTCGCCACCACCATCCACCGCTCGGGCTCGGACCTGCTCCAGCTGATCAACGACATCCTCGACCTGTCGAAGATCGAGGCGGGCCGCATGGACGTACGCCCGAAGAAGCTGCCGCTGATCAAGGTCCTGGACTATGTGCACGCCACGTTCCGCCCGCTCACGCTGGACCGCGGCCTCGCCTTCGACGTCACGGTCGGCCACGACGTGCCGCGCGAGATGTTCTCCGACGAGCAGCGCCTCCAGCAGATCCTGCGCAACCTGCTGTCGAACGCGGTCAAGTTCACCGCGAACGGCCGCGTCGAGCTGAGCGTGCAGCACGTCAAGCAGTCCCCCGACCCGCTGCTCAGCGACCGCGGCGACCTGATCAGCTTCACCGTCAAGGACACCGGCATCGGCATCCCGCCCGAGCAACTCCCGGTGATCTTCGAGGCGTTCCAGCAGGTCGACGGCACCACCAACCGCAAGTACGGCGGCACCGGACTCGGCCTGTCCATCAGCCGCGAGATCGCGGGCCTGCTCGGCGGCCGCATCACCGCCGAGTCCCGCCCCGGCGAGGGCTCCACCTTCACGCTGTACGTGCCCGTGGTGCACCCCGGCCACGGCGCGGCGGCGGTGGCGTACGCGTCCTCGCGCACGGTGCCCGCGCCCGAGCCCCGGGAGCAGATGGTCCTGTCGGCGCACACCGTGCCCGAGGCCGACGACAACTGGCCCGCGCCGACCAAGCTGGAGGCCTGGAAGGAGGGCATCGCGGGCCGGGTCCTGCCGGGCCGCCGGGTGCTCATCGTCGACGACGACATCCGCAACGTCTTCGCGCTCACCCACGTCCTCAGCCGCGTCGGCCTGGTGGTCCTCTACGCGGAGAACGGCCGCGAGGGCATCGAGACCCTGGAGCGCAACCCCGACACCGACCTGATCCTGATGGACATCATGATGCCGGAGATGGACGGCTACGAGACCATCGCCGCCATCCGCCGCTCCCCGCGGTGGACGGGTCTGCCCATCGTGGCCCTGACCGCCAAGGCCATGCCCGGCGACCGCGAGAAGGCCATCTCGCAGGGCGCCACCGACTACGTCCCGAAGCCGGTGGACGTGGATCAGCTGCTCACCGTCGTCTGTGCCCTCCTGGACCCCGAGGGCGAACCGGCGGAGCCCAAGGCGCCCGCGTCCCCGGAGACCGTCAGGTCCCCGGAGACCGCCGAGCCCCCACCGGCGAGCGAGCGCCGGGAAGCCGTCGAGGCGGCACCCGCAGAAACCGCCGATACGGAACCGCGCGGCACTCAAGGGAAGACCGCGATTCCGCCGACGACCGAGTGA